From a single Brassica oleracea var. oleracea cultivar TO1000 chromosome C5, BOL, whole genome shotgun sequence genomic region:
- the LOC106292540 gene encoding THO complex subunit 7B: MSVKARRISGRLETVVAKPTYAFDPVDDDKIIRNRLLTRTTTTRGEPPLKKLQKKFTSFVLEVDKEEDNYAECNRLAKAFLQELTTFEIPLLKSQAVVEANVREKESFDEVKVETERQIMQAKGEIEELKKQLEESKIERQHKEECETIRKLISAQPPRAETEKVIAELKREIAELEAESTASWRLLELRKKQFALLLHVVDELQNTMEDEQKSLVDEIRTAVEDQRNTTEPMSVD, translated from the exons ATGTCAGTGAAAGCAAGGAGGATCTCCGGGAGATTAGAGACTGTAGTAGCCAAACCTACTTACGCCTTCGACCCCGTCGACGATGACAAGATCATAAGAAACCGTCTCCTCACCCGAACCACCACCACACGAGGCGAGCCTCCCTTAAAGAAGCTCCAGAAGAAGTTCACTTCCTTCGTCCTCGAAGTCGACAAAGAGGAAGACAACTACGCCGAGTGCAACCGCCTCGCGAAGGCCTTCTTGCAGGAGCTAACCACCTTCGAGATCCCTCTTCTCAAGAGCCAGGCGGTCGTGGAAGCTAACGTTAGGGAGAAAGAGAGCTTCGACGAGGTGAAGGTTGAGACCGAGAGGCAGATCATGCAGGCGAAAGGTGAGATCGAGGAGCTGAAGAAGCAGCTTGAGGAGAGTAAGATTGAGAGGCAGCATAAGGAAGAGTGCGAGACGATTAGGAAGTTGATCTCCGCGCAGCCGCCGAGGGCGGAGACTGAGAAGGTGATTGCTGAGTTGAAGAGGGAGATTGCTGAGCTTGAAGCGGAGAGCACTGCGAGCTGGAGGTTGCTTGAGCTGAGGAAGAAGCAGTTTGCTCTCTTGTTGCATGTG GTGGATGAGTTGCAGAACACAATGGAAGATGAGCAGAAGAGTCTAGTGGATGAGATTCGGACAGCCGTGGAAGATCAGAGGAACACAACCGAGCCCATGTCTGTGGATTAA
- the LOC106293849 gene encoding myb-related protein 330-like, whose protein sequence is MGRSPCCDESGLKKGPWTPEEDEKLINHIRKHGHGSWRALPKQAGLNRCGKSCRLRWTNYLRPDIKRGNFTAEEEQTIINLHSLLGNKWSSISGHLPGRTDNEIKNYWNTHIRKKLIQMGIDPVTHRPRTDHLNVLAALPQLLAAASFNNLLTLNQNIQPDATSVAKAQWLHSMMQVLNSNNTSSSVDIHHTNYNIFGQSSFLENRPNISENLYDPTQSISRIDHQPLDSFSSPLGVFSHQDNEDMIPPLISASSDGSKQTQMMIKNKEILKHNEHTSNPSSTLTFTQDHQPWCDIIDDEASDSYWKDLIEQTCSEPWPFHE, encoded by the exons ATGGGAAGATCACCATGTTGCGATGAGAGCGGGCTAAAGAAAGGGCCATGGACGCCTGAAGAAGATGAGAAACTGATAAATCACATACGAAAACACGGTCATGGAAGCTGGAGAGCTCTTCCAAAGCAAGCCGGTCTAAATCGGTGTGGGAAAAGTTGCAGACTGAGATGGACTAATTACTTGAGGCCAGACATCAAAAGAGGAAACTTCACTGCCGAGGAAGAACAAACCATCATCAACCTTCATTCGCTTCTTGGAAACAA GTGGTCGTCAATATCTGGTCATCTTCCTGGAAGAACGGACAACGAAATAAAAAATTACTGGAACACGCATATCAGAAAGAAACTTATACAGATGGGAATTGATCCGGTGACCCACAGGCCGAGGACCGACCATCTAAACGTTCTAGCCGCTTTACCGCAGCTTCTAGCCGCCGCAAGTTTCAACAACCTCTTGACTCTAAATCAAAATATACAACCGGATGCAACAAGTGTTGCTAAAGCTCAATGGTTACATAGTATGATGCAAGTCCTCAACAGCAACAACACATCTTCTTCCGTTGACATTCATCACACCAACTATAATATCTTTGGCCAATCTTCTTTCTTAGAGAACCGACCAAATATTAGTGAAAATCTGTATGATCCAACCCAAAGCATCTCTCGCATTGATCACCAGCCTCTAGATTCGTTTTCTAGCCCGCTTGGAGTATTTTCTCATCAAGATAATGAAGATATGATTCCTCCATTGATATCCGCCTCTTCTGATGGGTCTAAACAAACCCAAATGATGATCAAGAACAAAGAGATTTTGAAGCATAATGAGCACACTTCAAACCCTTCCTCAACCTTAACGTTCACGCAAGACCATCAGCCATGGTGTGACATAATTGACGATGAAGCAAGTGATTCTTATTGGAAAGATCTCATAGA GCAAACTTGTTCGGAGCCTTGGCCATTTCATGAATAG